The DNA region GGCGATCTTGCTCGCCTCGAGACGACCGCCGTCGGCGGTCGGCCCGAAGGCAGAAATCCCTCTCGCCTTGAGGGCGTCGACCAAGCCCAGGCTCAGCGGCACCTCGGGCCCGACGATGACGAAATTGACTGCCTGCTCGACCGCCAGGGCGACGAGAGCGTCAATCTGATCGGCTGCGATCTGAAAACAGCGGCAGTCGCGCTCCATACCTCCGTTTCCGGGCGCGGCGATGACGCTTTCAACCAGTGGGCTGGCCAGGCAGGACTGGACGATGGTGTGTTCACGACCACCGGAACCGACGACGAGGACTTTGAAAGATTTCTCTGGGAACATTGAGGAGACTTGGCGGAAGCTCGGACGTTTGCAGGAGTCAGGATACTGGTGCGGGTTGCCTTGGTCTGTGAACCGAAAAGAGCGAAAATCGTGATTCAGGCGTCCTCGAATCGGCCCCGTGCCCATGGGGCGGGTTCTGTCATGTCGAAATTTAGGGCTTTTACAAAGGGAAATCTTACTCTACCCGTGGTCGTTCCAAGCGTCAGATCGAATCGGCGTCTCCGGAATTACGCACCTATGAAAACCATTCAAAAAGCTTCACTGTTTCTCCTGGCCCTTACGTTTCCCATCTTCCTGTCGGCACAGGAATCATTCACCGCTGCCGAGAGTGCGCCGGAAGCAACGGAAGAGGCGGGCGATGCCTATTCTCCGAATCAGATTCTGGAAGCCTGGGGATGGTACCTCGGTCAGCAGATCGACCTGGTCGGCCTTAACCTGAATGAAGCCGAAGTGAATGCATTGGCCCGCGGCATGCAGGTCGCGGCCACGGGTGCGAAGCTGGAGGTCGATCTGGAGGAGATCGCTCCCTATGTTCAGGAATACCTCTCGGCCCGGGCCGAATCGATCCAGAACGCCAGGAGCTCGGCCGGAAAACGAGCTGCGGCCGCCTATTTTGCGGACCTGGACGCCGATCCCAATGTCATCGTTCTGGATTCCGGTCTGCGCTACGAAGTGATTGAGCAGGGCACGGGTGCCTTTCCCGTTCCGGAGGACATGGTGGTCGTGCACTACACGGGCAAATTGATTGATGGAACGGTTTTTGACAGTTCGATCCCAAGGGGTGAGCCGCTTACCTTCCAGCTCAACCAGGTCATTCCGGGTTGGACCCAGGGACTCCAGAAAATCTCGGAAGGCGGCAAAATCCGTCTCTTTGTTCCTTCGGACCT from Opitutaceae bacterium includes:
- a CDS encoding FKBP-type peptidyl-prolyl cis-trans isomerase, with the protein product MKTIQKASLFLLALTFPIFLSAQESFTAAESAPEATEEAGDAYSPNQILEAWGWYLGQQIDLVGLNLNEAEVNALARGMQVAATGAKLEVDLEEIAPYVQEYLSARAESIQNARSSAGKRAAAAYFADLDADPNVIVLDSGLRYEVIEQGTGAFPVPEDMVVVHYTGKLIDGTVFDSSIPRGEPLTFQLNQVIPGWTQGLQKISEGGKIRLFVPSDLAYGDAGRPGIPPASALIFDVELLEVKAAIPEPVDAPAPGMQ